A genomic segment from Thermotoga neapolitana DSM 4359 encodes:
- a CDS encoding ABC transporter ATP-binding protein, producing MKLLEVKGLKKYFPLTKGFFKKVVGYVKAVDDISFDIKEGETLALVGESGCGKTTTAKSILRAIDPTDGDVILHVDGKSVNLAKLHKDELKPYRRYMQMIFQNPYTSLNPRMKVKEIIGEPLLVNGIAKGKELEDRVAELLKAVGLRPEYMIRYPHAFSGGQRQRIVIARAIALRPKLVVCDEPTSALDVSIRAQILNLLMDLQEQFSLTYLFITHDLSVVEHISDRVAVMYLGKIVELSSTEEVFENPKHPYTETLLRSVPKPDPDFREELVPIEGEVPNPANPPSGCYFHPRCPYAKSICKEEYPEFRNLGTEETPHYVACHFAESLKLRGVKITL from the coding sequence ATGAAACTACTCGAAGTGAAAGGACTGAAGAAATACTTTCCGTTGACAAAGGGGTTTTTCAAGAAGGTCGTGGGATACGTCAAAGCGGTCGATGATATCAGTTTCGATATAAAAGAGGGTGAGACCCTGGCACTCGTTGGTGAGAGTGGATGTGGAAAAACAACTACCGCCAAAAGCATACTCAGGGCGATAGATCCCACGGATGGAGATGTCATCCTCCACGTGGATGGAAAATCTGTGAACCTTGCAAAACTTCACAAGGATGAGCTGAAGCCCTACAGAAGGTACATGCAGATGATTTTCCAGAACCCGTACACTTCACTGAATCCCAGGATGAAGGTCAAAGAGATCATCGGAGAGCCACTTCTGGTGAACGGGATCGCGAAGGGAAAAGAACTGGAAGATCGGGTAGCGGAACTTCTGAAGGCAGTTGGTTTGAGACCAGAGTACATGATAAGGTACCCACACGCCTTCTCTGGTGGACAGAGACAGAGAATCGTCATAGCAAGAGCCATCGCACTGAGACCGAAACTGGTCGTCTGTGACGAGCCGACCTCTGCTCTGGACGTCTCTATCAGAGCGCAGATACTGAACCTTCTGATGGATCTTCAGGAGCAGTTCAGTCTCACCTATCTTTTCATTACACACGACCTGAGTGTGGTGGAACACATTTCCGACAGGGTGGCCGTGATGTACCTGGGAAAGATCGTGGAACTCTCGAGTACAGAAGAGGTCTTCGAAAATCCCAAACATCCTTACACGGAAACCCTTCTGAGATCTGTGCCAAAGCCCGATCCAGATTTCAGGGAAGAACTCGTACCGATAGAAGGAGAAGTACCTAATCCAGCAAATCCACCATCCGGCTGCTACTTCCATCCAAGGTGTCCTTACGCTAAGAGCATCTGCAAAGAAGAATACCCGGAGTTCAGAAATCTTGGAACCGAGGAAACCCCGCATTACGTGGCGTGTCATTTTGCCGAGAGTCTGAAATTGAGAGGTGTGAAAATCACTCTGTGA
- a CDS encoding ABC transporter ATP-binding protein: MEKVLEIRNLRVYFYLTEGTVKAVDGVSLDIRRGEILGLVGESGCGKSVTAQSILRILPESARIVSGEIVFSRNGKAIDLAKLDPEGEEIRDIRGKNISMIFQEPMASFSPVYTVGAQMMEAILLHENVSKEEARRRVVEMLKKVKIPNAEKVVDMYPFELSGGMLQRCMIAMAMSLNPTLLLADEPTTALDVTIQAQILYLMKELQKEYKSSILLITHDMGVVAQMADRVAVMYLGNIVETAEVFELFKNPLHPYTQALLRSIPKIGVRKTRLETIRGMVPDPYNLPTGCKFHNRCERFMKGLCDVKEPPEVEVMPGHKVKCFLYGGEKE, translated from the coding sequence ATGGAAAAGGTTCTTGAAATAAGAAACCTGAGGGTCTACTTCTACTTGACAGAAGGAACGGTGAAGGCCGTCGATGGTGTATCGCTCGATATTCGGAGAGGAGAGATCCTGGGGTTGGTTGGAGAGAGTGGTTGTGGAAAGAGTGTCACCGCTCAGTCCATTCTGAGGATTCTTCCGGAGAGCGCTCGAATAGTATCCGGTGAAATCGTGTTCTCCAGGAATGGAAAAGCGATAGATCTGGCAAAACTGGATCCTGAGGGTGAAGAAATAAGAGACATTAGGGGAAAGAATATATCCATGATCTTTCAGGAACCAATGGCGTCCTTTTCACCGGTTTACACGGTCGGTGCTCAGATGATGGAAGCAATCCTGCTGCACGAAAACGTTTCAAAGGAAGAGGCCCGACGACGGGTTGTTGAGATGCTCAAAAAGGTGAAGATTCCAAACGCTGAAAAGGTGGTGGACATGTATCCCTTTGAACTCTCCGGTGGAATGCTCCAGCGCTGTATGATAGCGATGGCCATGTCTTTGAATCCTACTTTGCTTCTAGCTGACGAACCCACAACCGCTTTGGACGTGACCATACAGGCTCAGATACTGTATCTCATGAAAGAACTGCAGAAAGAATACAAATCCTCCATCCTTCTGATCACCCACGACATGGGTGTTGTGGCTCAGATGGCGGACAGAGTAGCTGTGATGTACCTTGGAAACATCGTGGAGACAGCTGAAGTCTTCGAACTCTTCAAAAATCCGCTCCATCCCTACACTCAGGCTCTGCTGAGATCCATTCCGAAGATCGGAGTGAGAAAGACCAGGCTCGAAACCATAAGAGGTATGGTGCCAGATCCGTATAATCTTCCAACTGGTTGTAAGTTCCACAACAGATGTGAAAGGTTCATGAAGGGTCTGTGTGATGTGAAAGAACCTCCTGAGGTAGAAGTAATGCCTGGACACAAAGTCAAGTGTTTCCTTTATGGAGGGGAAAAAGAATGA
- a CDS encoding ABC transporter permease: MIGVWKKRKNKEKVEELYLASEWKLMWWRFKKNKLAIIGLIILGILYVLGIFCEFFSPYDPNRIFARYVYAPPQRIHFFHEGKFIGPFVYGYKMERDPETFRRIYKEDRTKIYRIKFFVHGDKYKLWNVWESNIHFFGVEDGVVFLFGTDRLGRDVFSRILYGARISTTIGLVGVFISMVLGIVIGGISGYYGGKVDNFIQRVIEFIISIPTIPLWMALAAALPRYWSQIKVYFAITVILSLIGWTGLARVVRSKFLSLKEEDFVVAARLAGASEWRIIFKHMLPSLTSHLIASATLAVPGMILGETGLSFLGLGLRPPAISWGVLLQEAQNIRTVALYPWLLIPGLFVIVTVLCFNFVGDGLRDAADPYKT; encoded by the coding sequence GTGATAGGTGTGTGGAAGAAGCGGAAGAACAAGGAAAAGGTGGAGGAGTTGTATCTTGCGTCCGAGTGGAAGTTGATGTGGTGGAGGTTCAAGAAAAATAAACTCGCGATCATTGGTCTGATCATCTTAGGGATTCTCTACGTGCTGGGAATTTTCTGTGAGTTCTTCTCCCCATACGACCCGAACAGAATCTTCGCAAGATACGTGTACGCTCCTCCTCAGAGGATACACTTTTTCCACGAGGGAAAATTCATAGGCCCGTTCGTTTATGGTTACAAGATGGAAAGAGATCCGGAGACTTTCAGAAGGATCTACAAAGAAGACAGAACGAAGATATATAGAATTAAATTCTTCGTCCATGGTGACAAGTACAAACTCTGGAACGTCTGGGAGTCAAATATTCATTTCTTCGGAGTGGAAGATGGTGTGGTCTTTCTCTTTGGAACGGACAGACTCGGAAGGGATGTTTTCTCCAGAATCCTGTACGGTGCGAGAATCTCCACCACGATCGGGCTGGTCGGGGTGTTCATCAGCATGGTTCTGGGGATCGTCATAGGGGGCATCTCCGGATACTACGGAGGCAAGGTTGACAACTTCATACAGAGGGTAATAGAGTTCATCATCAGTATTCCGACCATTCCTCTCTGGATGGCGCTCGCTGCTGCTCTTCCAAGGTACTGGTCTCAGATAAAGGTTTACTTCGCTATCACGGTGATTCTCTCGCTGATAGGCTGGACTGGACTTGCAAGGGTTGTGAGGAGTAAGTTTCTCTCTCTCAAAGAAGAGGATTTCGTTGTTGCGGCAAGACTCGCTGGAGCCTCCGAATGGAGAATCATATTCAAACACATGCTGCCATCTCTGACCAGTCATCTCATAGCATCTGCCACGCTCGCTGTTCCTGGAATGATACTGGGTGAGACGGGGCTCAGTTTCCTTGGTCTGGGGTTGAGGCCACCTGCTATTAGCTGGGGAGTTCTCCTTCAGGAAGCTCAGAACATCAGGACCGTTGCACTCTACCCGTGGCTTTTGATACCCGGTCTGTTTGTGATCGTCACCGTTTTGTGCTTCAACTTCGTCGGAGACGGGCTGAGGGACGCCGCCGATCCATACAAGACGTGA
- a CDS encoding RNA-guided endonuclease InsQ/TnpB family protein, with protein MARSVNIAPEVQNMAKHMKTYKFPAPPEYYQKCKELSKLAGRVYSKTVSLVRKIHRKKGFWLSMNTVQKYILRWAQNIPLHSQTKQALVERYFKALKSYFKASKTNQGLRPPFRTPKYTNVVWKNQAVKLLEDGTLRLSMANGSNPLYIPTTLPKEVDIRRVELVYDKRQDKYFFHVTVSFESQTNISGSKIVGVDLGVVHPITASTEDRAVLYNGGVLNSKLQYRNKKLADLQKKLSRKKVGSRRYRKLVRAKRRLLGKIQNQIKDILHKYTTHFAGWCLSLGVGTIVIGDLRGIRDRVDYSTKVNQKIHQWLFRKISDLIKTKAEALGIEVVFVDESYTSQTCPVCGKRHKTSTRNFRCTDCGFEWHRDAVGALNIRKKYTGEGLVVGALASPVGVRYNSHLRCPVAMWSPWKPTFEWVKTS; from the coding sequence ATGGCAAGAAGTGTTAATATAGCACCAGAGGTGCAGAACATGGCAAAACATATGAAAACATACAAATTCCCTGCACCACCTGAGTACTACCAAAAATGTAAAGAACTATCAAAACTTGCTGGACGAGTATACAGCAAGACAGTTTCTCTTGTCAGAAAAATCCACAGGAAAAAAGGCTTCTGGCTTTCTATGAACACAGTACAAAAGTACATCCTTCGATGGGCACAAAACATTCCCCTTCACTCTCAGACCAAACAGGCCCTGGTGGAAAGATACTTCAAAGCCCTCAAGAGTTACTTCAAGGCAAGTAAAACAAACCAAGGGCTCAGACCACCCTTTAGAACACCAAAGTACACAAACGTTGTCTGGAAAAACCAGGCAGTAAAACTTCTTGAAGATGGAACTTTGAGACTTTCGATGGCAAACGGCAGTAACCCTCTGTACATTCCAACAACCCTTCCAAAGGAAGTGGACATAAGACGTGTCGAACTTGTCTACGACAAAAGACAAGACAAATATTTCTTCCATGTGACAGTCTCATTCGAAAGCCAGACGAACATCTCTGGTAGTAAGATAGTTGGTGTCGACCTTGGAGTTGTTCATCCAATAACTGCCTCAACAGAAGACAGAGCAGTTCTCTACAACGGAGGAGTATTGAATTCAAAACTTCAATATCGAAACAAAAAACTTGCTGATCTTCAAAAGAAACTGTCCAGGAAAAAGGTTGGTTCAAGACGATACAGAAAACTTGTGAGGGCAAAAAGAAGGCTTCTTGGAAAGATTCAAAACCAGATCAAAGACATCCTCCACAAGTACACAACGCACTTTGCTGGATGGTGTCTGTCACTTGGAGTAGGCACCATCGTAATCGGAGACCTTCGAGGTATACGAGACAGGGTTGATTACAGTACCAAAGTGAATCAAAAGATCCATCAATGGCTGTTCAGAAAGATTTCTGATCTCATCAAGACCAAAGCAGAAGCACTCGGTATCGAAGTGGTCTTTGTTGACGAGTCCTACACATCACAGACGTGTCCTGTCTGTGGCAAAAGACACAAAACATCGACGAGGAACTTCAGGTGCACAGATTGTGGTTTTGAATGGCACAGGGATGCGGTAGGGGCATTGAACATCAGGAAAAAGTATACAGGCGAGGGCCTGGTAGTAGGGGCATTGGCGTCCCCCGTTGGTGTGAGGTACAACTCACACCTTCGTTGCCCGGTGGCCATGTGGTCACCGTGGAAGCCCACCTTCGAGTGGGTAAAAACCTCCTGA
- a CDS encoding endo-1,4-beta-xylanase, with product MRKKRRGFLNASTAVLVGILAGFLGVVLAATGALGFGGKGVSPFETVLVLSFEGNTDGASPFGKDVVVTASQDVAADGEYSLKVENRTSVWDGVEIDLTGKVNTGTDYLLSFHVYQTSDSPQLFSVLARTEDEKGERYKILADKVVVPNYWKEILVPFSPTFEGTPAKFSLIITSPKKTDFVFYVDNVQVLTPKEAGPKVVYETSFEKGIGDWQPRGSDVKISISPKVAHSGKKSLFVSNRQKGWHGAQISLKGILKTGKTYAFEAWVYQESGQDQTIIMTMQRKYSSDSSTKYEWIKAATVPSGQWVQLSGTYTIPAGVTVEDLTLYFESQNPTLEFYVDDVKVVDTTSAEIKLEMNPEEEIPALKDVLKDYFRVGVALPSKVFINQKDIALISKHFNSITAENEMKPDSLLAGIENGKLKFRFETADKYIEFAQQNGMVVRGHTLVWHNQTPEWFFKDENGNLLSKEEMTERLREYIHTVVGHFKGKVYAWDVVNEAVDPNQPDGLRRSTWYQIMGPDYIELAFKFAREADPNAKLFYNDYNTFEPKKRDIIYNLVKSLKEKGLIDGIGMQCHISLATDIRQIEEAIKKFSTIPGIEIHITELDISVYRDSTSNYSEAPRTALIEQAHKMAQLFKIFKKYSNVITNVTFWGLKDDYSWRATRRNDWPLIFDKDYQAKLAYWAIVAPEVLPPLPKESKISEGEAVVVGMMDDSYMMSKPIEIYDEEGNVKATIRAIWKDSTIYVYGEVQDATKKPAEDGVAIFINPNNERTPYLQPDDTYVVLWTNWKSEVNREDVEVKKFVGPGFRRYSFEMSITIPGVEFKKDSYIGFDVAVIDDGKWYSWSDTTNSQKTNTMNYGTLKLEGVMVATAKYGTPVIDGEIDDIWNTTEEIETKSVAMGSLEKNATAKVRVLWDEENLYVLAIVKDPVLNKDNSNPWEQDSVEIFIDENNHKTGYYEDDDAQFRVNYMNEQSFGTGASAARFKTAVKLIEGGYIVEAAIKWKTIKPSPNTVIGFNVQVNDANEKGQRVGIISWSDPTNNSWRDPSKFGNLRLIK from the coding sequence ATGCGAAAGAAAAGACGGGGATTTTTGAATGCTTCAACCGCAGTGCTGGTAGGTATCCTTGCAGGTTTTCTCGGAGTGGTCCTTGCAGCCACAGGAGCTCTGGGATTCGGCGGTAAGGGAGTCTCTCCTTTTGAAACAGTTCTTGTCCTGAGTTTTGAAGGGAACACAGACGGTGCTTCCCCCTTTGGAAAAGACGTGGTTGTCACCGCTTCACAGGATGTTGCAGCAGATGGAGAATACTCACTGAAAGTGGAAAACAGAACTTCCGTATGGGATGGAGTAGAGATCGATTTGACCGGAAAGGTCAACACAGGAACCGATTATCTGCTTTCCTTCCATGTCTATCAGACTTCCGATTCTCCGCAACTTTTCAGCGTTCTTGCAAGAACGGAAGACGAAAAGGGTGAAAGGTACAAGATACTGGCCGACAAGGTCGTGGTACCGAATTACTGGAAGGAGATCCTTGTTCCATTCTCGCCAACCTTCGAAGGTACTCCAGCGAAGTTCTCTCTGATCATCACCTCACCCAAGAAGACAGATTTCGTCTTCTACGTGGACAACGTCCAGGTCCTCACGCCAAAGGAAGCAGGCCCGAAGGTTGTTTACGAAACCTCCTTTGAAAAGGGCATTGGAGACTGGCAGCCAAGAGGCAGTGACGTGAAGATTTCCATTTCTCCAAAAGTGGCACACTCTGGAAAGAAATCACTCTTCGTTTCCAACAGACAAAAAGGCTGGCACGGAGCTCAAATCAGTTTGAAGGGAATCCTGAAAACCGGAAAGACTTACGCCTTCGAAGCATGGGTCTATCAGGAATCCGGTCAGGATCAGACGATCATCATGACGATGCAGAGAAAGTACTCGTCCGATTCAAGCACAAAATATGAGTGGATCAAAGCGGCAACTGTTCCTTCAGGACAGTGGGTTCAACTGTCTGGAACGTACACAATCCCTGCCGGTGTGACCGTGGAAGACCTCACGCTCTACTTTGAGTCTCAGAATCCGACCCTTGAGTTCTACGTGGACGATGTGAAAGTAGTGGACACCACTTCTGCCGAGATAAAGCTCGAGATGAATCCGGAAGAAGAGATACCCGCTCTCAAGGACGTTCTCAAGGATTACTTCAGAGTGGGTGTTGCACTTCCGTCCAAGGTCTTCATCAACCAGAAGGACATAGCGCTCATCTCCAAACACTTCAACAGCATCACCGCCGAGAACGAAATGAAACCAGACAGTTTGCTTGCAGGTATCGAAAACGGCAAACTCAAATTCAGGTTTGAGACAGCCGACAAGTACATCGAATTCGCACAGCAAAACGGCATGGTTGTGAGGGGCCACACACTGGTATGGCACAATCAGACACCCGAGTGGTTCTTCAAAGACGAAAATGGAAACCTTCTGAGCAAAGAAGAGATGACAGAAAGGCTCAGAGAATACATACACACCGTTGTTGGACACTTCAAGGGGAAGGTCTACGCATGGGACGTTGTGAACGAAGCGGTCGATCCAAACCAGCCGGATGGACTGAGAAGATCGACGTGGTATCAGATCATGGGGCCTGACTACATAGAACTTGCGTTCAAGTTTGCAAGGGAAGCAGATCCCAATGCGAAACTCTTCTACAACGACTACAACACCTTCGAACCCAAAAAGAGAGACATCATCTACAACCTTGTGAAGAGTCTCAAGGAGAAAGGACTCATCGATGGAATAGGCATGCAGTGTCACATCAGTCTTGCAACGGACATCAGGCAGATCGAAGAGGCCATCAAAAAGTTCAGCACTATCCCCGGTATAGAAATTCACATAACCGAACTCGATATAAGCGTCTACAGAGATTCCACTTCCAACTACTCAGAAGCACCAAGGACAGCTCTCATCGAGCAGGCCCACAAGATGGCACAACTTTTCAAGATCTTCAAGAAGTACAGCAACGTGATCACGAACGTCACGTTCTGGGGTCTCAAAGACGACTACTCCTGGAGGGCAACAAGAAGAAACGACTGGCCACTGATCTTTGACAAAGATTATCAGGCAAAACTCGCTTACTGGGCGATTGTGGCTCCCGAAGTACTTCCACCCCTTCCAAAAGAGAGCAAGATCTCCGAAGGAGAAGCAGTGGTGGTGGGAATGATGGACGATTCCTACATGATGTCGAAGCCGATAGAGATCTACGATGAAGAAGGGAACGTGAAGGCAACGATCAGGGCGATATGGAAAGACAGCACGATCTACGTATACGGAGAGGTTCAGGACGCGACGAAGAAGCCAGCGGAAGATGGAGTAGCGATCTTCATCAACCCGAACAACGAAAGAACACCATACCTGCAGCCGGATGACACCTACGTTGTGCTGTGGACGAACTGGAAGAGTGAGGTCAACAGGGAAGACGTAGAGGTGAAGAAATTCGTTGGGCCTGGATTCAGGAGGTACAGTTTTGAGATGTCGATCACGATACCTGGTGTGGAGTTCAAGAAAGACAGTTACATAGGGTTCGATGTAGCGGTGATAGACGACGGGAAATGGTACAGCTGGAGCGACACGACGAACAGCCAGAAGACGAACACGATGAACTACGGAACGCTGAAACTTGAGGGAGTGATGGTGGCGACGGCGAAATACGGAACACCGGTCATCGATGGAGAGATCGACGATATCTGGAACACGACGGAGGAGATAGAGACGAAATCGGTTGCGATGGGATCACTGGAGAAGAACGCAACGGCGAAGGTGAGGGTGCTGTGGGACGAGGAGAATCTGTACGTTCTTGCGATAGTGAAGGATCCGGTTTTGAACAAAGACAACAGCAATCCTTGGGAGCAGGATTCGGTGGAGATCTTCATAGACGAGAACAACCACAAGACAGGTTACTACGAAGACGATGATGCGCAGTTCAGGGTGAACTACATGAACGAGCAGTCGTTTGGGACGGGAGCGAGTGCGGCAAGGTTCAAGACGGCGGTGAAGTTGATCGAAGGAGGCTACATAGTAGAGGCGGCCATCAAGTGGAAGACGATCAAGCCGAGTCCGAACACGGTGATAGGCTTCAACGTGCAGGTGAACGATGCGAACGAGAAGGGTCAGAGGGTTGGTATCATCTCCTGGAGTGATCCAACGAACAACAGCTGGAGAGATCCTTCAAAGTTCGGAAATCTCAGGCTCATCAAGTGA
- a CDS encoding ABC transporter permease codes for MLTYIVKRVLYAIPLLFIISIVSFIIIELPPGDYLTTYVMTLRQSGETIDQAALEVLKKRYGLDKPVIVRYFYWIGGILRGDFGYSFMWEKPVSELLNQRVWWTILISILSTAFAWVFGFLIGVYSGTHQYSMGDYIFTVLGYIGLATPNFLLALILLWVVFVTTGVSLGGLFSAEFAHAPWSWAKFVDLLKHIWIPVVVIGTGSMAGLIRVLRANLLDEINKPYVVAARARGVPERELVWKYPLRVAVIPFASTAGWALPQIVSGAVVTGIVLNLPTVGTLLLDALTSQDMYLAGSLVLILSVFTIIGTLISDILLAWLDPRIRFE; via the coding sequence GTGCTTACCTACATAGTCAAGCGAGTTCTCTACGCCATTCCGCTACTGTTCATCATCTCAATCGTTTCGTTCATCATCATCGAACTTCCTCCAGGAGACTATCTCACCACCTACGTCATGACACTCAGGCAAAGTGGAGAAACGATCGACCAGGCGGCTCTGGAAGTTCTGAAGAAAAGGTATGGTCTGGACAAACCGGTGATAGTTCGTTACTTTTACTGGATCGGTGGTATCCTGAGAGGAGATTTCGGCTATTCCTTCATGTGGGAAAAACCCGTCAGCGAACTTCTGAATCAGAGGGTCTGGTGGACAATACTGATCTCCATCCTCTCAACCGCCTTCGCCTGGGTCTTTGGATTTCTCATAGGTGTCTACTCTGGAACACATCAGTACTCCATGGGTGATTACATCTTCACGGTGTTGGGTTACATAGGGCTTGCCACACCGAACTTCCTGCTCGCTTTGATCCTCCTGTGGGTGGTGTTCGTGACAACAGGTGTGAGCCTGGGAGGTTTGTTCTCTGCTGAGTTCGCACATGCTCCCTGGTCCTGGGCAAAGTTCGTTGATCTTTTGAAGCACATATGGATCCCTGTTGTTGTCATAGGTACAGGAAGTATGGCGGGTCTCATAAGGGTTCTGAGGGCAAATCTTTTAGATGAGATAAACAAGCCCTATGTGGTTGCTGCGAGGGCCAGGGGTGTTCCTGAGAGGGAACTCGTCTGGAAGTATCCTCTGAGGGTGGCGGTTATTCCATTTGCTTCCACCGCAGGTTGGGCGCTTCCACAGATAGTCTCGGGAGCGGTGGTGACCGGTATTGTGCTGAACCTTCCCACTGTGGGGACGCTCCTTCTCGATGCGCTCACGTCCCAGGACATGTACCTTGCCGGTAGTCTCGTTCTGATTTTGAGTGTGTTCACGATCATAGGTACTCTCATATCCGACATCCTGCTTGCCTGGCTCGATCCCAGAATAAGATTCGAATGA